The Dictyoglomus sp. NZ13-RE01 genome includes a window with the following:
- a CDS encoding low molecular weight phosphatase family protein encodes MKKSILFICTHNSARSQIAEGLVNALWNDKFVAYSAGTKPSSVNPLAIEVMKEIGIDISHHRSKSIDEFKDMNFDYVVTVCDNAKETCPYFPGGKIYLHKGFQDPSSFEGSYDEKLNFFRKIRDEIKDWIESAIIKEESKNDFSLKI; translated from the coding sequence ATGAAAAAGAGTATTTTATTTATTTGTACTCATAACTCTGCAAGATCTCAAATAGCAGAAGGTTTAGTGAATGCTCTCTGGAATGATAAATTTGTAGCATACAGTGCAGGGACAAAACCAAGCAGTGTGAATCCACTTGCTATAGAAGTAATGAAAGAAATAGGGATTGATATTTCCCATCATAGATCCAAAAGTATAGATGAATTTAAAGACATGAATTTTGATTATGTAGTAACAGTATGTGACAATGCAAAAGAAACCTGTCCTTATTTCCCAGGGGGTAAAATTTACCTACATAAAGGTTTTCAAGATCCCTCTTCCTTTGAAGGGTCCTACGATGAAAAACTTAACTTTTTTAGAAAAATTAGGGATGAAATAAAAGATTGGATCGAATCAGCCATCATAAAAGAAGAGTCTAAAAATGACTTTAGCTTAAAAATTTAA